From Halomicrobium salinisoli, the proteins below share one genomic window:
- a CDS encoding FtsX-like permease family protein: MTVEGTRRARAAGLVRLGVARVRYRLLAGGTRQTLLSVLGVALAVTLVLSVTSVSLGLASQGEVRTEAADFWVVPAENQGSAIVGVEGTRFGQVHPVAERLNARDDVAHATPVLSDITRVRTGDGGEPTQVFVVGVIPSAEGGSVVGLPTDALSPGDPYYANGSYDGRWTGQAVLSESAATALNVSDGERLTAAGSDERSYQLRVEESHPAQAPGLAQFPVAVVHLSEAQRLTAAAGGDNADRFLVDSTDPAVREALTGLYPESEVVSQRGLMAHNLQTSDLPLAMSVAAGLIAVVAGVLTIVTTTGFEVADDGESRAVLAAMGVSRSTRYGLIVTETVATAAMGGLAGVLGWLAVVGVIAVAGESGSSVPTAVARPELAVYGLVLAVLVGLLSLPFLLLFTRRGSLVEALPR; encoded by the coding sequence ATGACCGTCGAGGGAACCAGGCGCGCGAGGGCGGCCGGCCTCGTCCGGCTGGGGGTCGCGCGGGTCCGCTACCGACTGCTGGCCGGCGGGACGCGGCAGACGCTCCTGTCCGTCCTCGGCGTCGCGCTGGCCGTGACGCTGGTGCTGTCCGTGACCAGCGTGAGCCTCGGGCTGGCCTCGCAGGGCGAGGTGCGGACCGAGGCGGCCGACTTCTGGGTCGTCCCCGCCGAGAACCAGGGCAGCGCCATCGTCGGCGTCGAGGGGACGCGCTTCGGGCAGGTCCACCCGGTCGCAGAGCGGCTGAACGCCCGCGACGACGTGGCCCACGCGACGCCGGTGCTCTCGGACATCACGCGCGTCCGGACCGGCGACGGCGGCGAGCCGACGCAGGTGTTCGTCGTCGGGGTGATCCCGAGCGCGGAGGGCGGCAGCGTCGTCGGGCTGCCGACGGACGCCCTCTCACCGGGCGATCCGTATTACGCCAACGGGAGCTACGACGGCCGCTGGACGGGACAGGCGGTGCTCTCGGAGAGCGCGGCGACGGCGCTGAACGTCAGCGACGGCGAGCGGCTGACGGCCGCGGGGAGCGACGAGCGGAGCTACCAGTTGCGAGTCGAGGAGAGCCACCCCGCGCAGGCGCCCGGGCTCGCGCAGTTCCCGGTCGCCGTCGTCCACCTCTCGGAGGCCCAGCGCCTGACCGCTGCCGCCGGCGGCGACAACGCCGACCGGTTCCTCGTCGACTCGACCGACCCCGCGGTCCGCGAGGCGCTGACCGGGCTCTACCCCGAATCCGAGGTGGTCTCACAGCGCGGGCTGATGGCCCACAACCTCCAGACCTCCGACCTCCCGCTGGCGATGAGCGTCGCCGCAGGGCTGATCGCGGTCGTCGCCGGCGTGCTCACCATCGTCACGACGACGGGGTTCGAGGTGGCCGACGACGGCGAGTCCCGGGCCGTGCTGGCCGCGATGGGCGTCTCCCGGTCGACCAGGTACGGCCTGATCGTCACCGAGACGGTCGCGACGGCGGCGATGGGCGGCCTCGCCGGCGTCCTCGGGTGGCTGGCGGTCGTCGGGGTCATCGCCGTCGCGGGCGAGAGCGGCTCGTCTGTCCCGACGGCGGTCGCCCGGCCCGAACTCGCGGTCTACGGGCTCGTCCTTGCGGTCCTCGTGGGCCTGCTGTCGCTGCCCTTCCTGCTGCTGTTCACCCGGAGGGGGTCGCTCGTGGAGGCACTACCGAGATGA
- a CDS encoding ABC transporter permease has protein sequence MTGASTPRRVLARSAGAVGVAVRQLAAARGRVVLAVVGVATAVLLITLMAGLGQGMTQAGTEALTYIDQDLWATAGPLQLAPGTVGGIENSLLSAHDRSADIESHPDVRGADALAFQSVYVSPNTSEFGTVVGVGVTGNGSGVGLREGERFDRTDVHYADGSYDGPMTHQVVLDRDLAEELNVSRGDSVYMGGTLADARENEFTVVGTTGRFSTFLGAPTAVVHLSELQTVTGTAGSDRASMIGIRAEQDADLDATAEALSAEHPDLSVRTQRQQFRSVFENQGAVLASAVTLVTLAVVVGTGLVANTLGLVVYQQRRELAALRAIGLRGRTLLSLVGLQGLSLALGGVVVGVALTPVAADAINGVVEDLVGFPNLVKLPPDVYAAGVAVGLVIGLLGATVAGYRVAAMNPTDHFDR, from the coding sequence ATGACGGGAGCGAGCACACCGCGGCGCGTGCTGGCGCGGTCAGCGGGCGCGGTCGGGGTCGCGGTCCGGCAACTGGCCGCCGCGCGGGGGCGGGTCGTCCTCGCCGTGGTGGGCGTGGCCACGGCCGTCCTGCTGATCACGCTGATGGCCGGCCTCGGACAGGGGATGACCCAGGCCGGGACGGAGGCGCTGACCTACATCGACCAGGACCTCTGGGCGACGGCCGGCCCGCTCCAGCTGGCGCCGGGCACCGTCGGCGGCATCGAGAACTCGCTGCTTTCCGCGCACGACCGCTCGGCGGACATCGAATCCCACCCGGACGTACGGGGGGCCGACGCCCTGGCCTTCCAGTCGGTGTACGTCAGCCCCAACACGTCGGAGTTCGGCACCGTCGTCGGCGTCGGCGTCACCGGCAACGGCAGCGGCGTCGGCCTCAGGGAGGGCGAGCGCTTCGACCGGACCGACGTCCACTACGCCGACGGCAGCTACGACGGGCCGATGACCCATCAGGTCGTCCTCGACCGGGACCTGGCAGAGGAGCTGAACGTCTCGCGCGGGGACTCGGTGTACATGGGCGGGACGCTGGCCGACGCCCGCGAGAACGAGTTCACCGTGGTCGGCACGACCGGGCGGTTCTCGACGTTCCTCGGCGCGCCCACCGCCGTCGTCCACCTCTCCGAACTCCAGACGGTGACGGGGACCGCCGGCTCCGACCGGGCCTCGATGATCGGCATCCGGGCGGAGCAGGACGCCGACCTGGACGCGACGGCCGAGGCGCTGTCGGCCGAGCACCCGGACCTCTCGGTCCGGACCCAGCGCCAGCAGTTCCGCTCGGTCTTCGAGAACCAGGGGGCCGTCCTGGCCAGCGCGGTCACGCTCGTGACGCTGGCGGTCGTCGTCGGCACCGGACTGGTCGCCAACACGCTCGGGCTGGTCGTCTACCAGCAGCGCCGCGAGCTGGCGGCGCTGCGCGCCATCGGCCTCCGGGGGCGGACGCTGCTCTCGCTGGTCGGCCTCCAGGGCCTCTCGCTGGCGCTGGGCGGCGTCGTCGTCGGCGTCGCGCTCACGCCCGTCGCCGCGGACGCCATCAACGGCGTCGTCGAGGACCTCGTCGGGTTCCCGAACCTGGTGAAGCTGCCGCCGGACGTGTACGCGGCCGGCGTCGCCGTCGGGCTCGTCATCGGCCTGCTCGGGGCGACCGTGGCCGGCTACCGCGTGGCCGCGATGAACCCGACCGACCACTTCGATCGATGA
- a CDS encoding FtsX-like permease family protein: MSYRRALLARWSRRDVLAVVVVALAIAFLTGTVLLVVTAGDRTTAVAAGYDAGSTVATHGSVAAAEAAAGDGAAVVPFATVESPDGERRYVLDRRGAGAAGLLPGGGSDADGGGGATVATLATADERAPVELRGSAGTVEATVTPRAGRGPVPPEWYVAPSDAVAELGPTGAFVVRDAPEGTLPHDGVPLRAALAFFAFGTGEALGALAVVAGGSALLVAVVVYSVTRMTVRDRRAAIRVVRSTGAPPRTVLGLFAARAGLLVVAGVALGYAVGVVAVNAAVNVAVFAGLPTSLAPRVTPTVAGVVAAGGGAAALIGAVSGGLAAWPAARCDPADVGAERRRDGRLAARLSILDARALVPTAATLTAFVAFVVLVAGVAGVVGPLTAGGATVSEPGAVHPIASSVPATYATALRDRGIDASPEILLFEARDGQPYAARGANYSAFASVTDTELVDGRAPNGSDEAVVGRDLAATLDLGTGDSLTMGGSTDAGLHRVRVVGVFAAPGPYDDQALVPLPVARHLANRASGQVHFVRADRLPEGDPFDQRGAVADLSVPSPVPPNGSVPVEVTVRNAEGDERSIPVAVALGNQSIEESVSVPGGDERTVTVEFAAPPPGRYEVRAGDLNRTVTVAPRDAVRLGPLPERAPPNATLRVRVRTPYGDPVPNATVAVGNRSVRTGADGGAWIEPGGPGERRIEVRAGDRTASREITVAADATRRLPLTAEVRPDRPDALTRPTVRLRATNPWNRTVERRYEVAGPGGSSERTVTAAPGANRTAEVSLARQPPGSYDVTVRSSAGTTREFSYRVTGDDRLASALASGGASGQSGIGQAVEAAFGNLRLVVAVVLGLATLMTVGGTTASFARAVHARRRTIGVYRATGASPVRVAALVFRDALVVGALGTAIAIPAGLLALRALARADYLTVFGVRLSTTPSPALLAGVVLGALAVTALGAGLATAALLRVDPYRLFATGPDVRDERPEGGEP, encoded by the coding sequence ATGAGCTACCGACGCGCGCTCCTGGCGCGGTGGTCCCGCCGCGACGTGCTCGCGGTGGTCGTCGTCGCCCTGGCCATCGCCTTCCTCACCGGGACGGTCCTGCTGGTGGTCACGGCCGGCGACCGGACCACTGCCGTCGCCGCGGGCTACGACGCCGGGTCGACGGTCGCGACCCACGGCTCGGTCGCCGCGGCGGAGGCGGCGGCCGGCGACGGCGCGGCCGTGGTGCCCTTCGCAACGGTCGAGAGTCCCGACGGGGAGCGCCGGTACGTCCTCGACAGACGCGGTGCCGGCGCGGCCGGACTGCTCCCGGGAGGCGGCAGCGACGCCGACGGCGGTGGCGGGGCCACGGTCGCCACGCTCGCGACGGCGGACGAGCGCGCTCCCGTCGAGCTTCGCGGGTCCGCCGGCACCGTCGAGGCGACAGTGACCCCCAGGGCGGGCAGGGGTCCGGTGCCGCCGGAGTGGTACGTCGCGCCGAGCGACGCGGTCGCGGAACTGGGGCCGACGGGCGCGTTCGTCGTCCGGGACGCCCCCGAGGGGACGCTGCCGCACGACGGCGTCCCGCTGCGGGCGGCGCTGGCCTTCTTCGCTTTCGGGACCGGGGAGGCGCTCGGGGCGCTGGCCGTCGTCGCCGGCGGGAGCGCGCTGCTGGTCGCGGTCGTCGTCTACAGCGTCACCCGGATGACCGTGCGGGACCGGCGGGCGGCGATCCGGGTCGTCCGGTCGACCGGCGCGCCGCCGCGGACGGTGCTGGGGCTGTTCGCCGCCCGGGCCGGCCTGCTGGTGGTCGCCGGGGTCGCGCTGGGGTACGCCGTCGGCGTCGTCGCCGTCAACGCCGCGGTCAACGTCGCGGTGTTCGCCGGCCTGCCGACGAGCCTGGCGCCGCGAGTCACCCCGACCGTGGCCGGCGTCGTCGCGGCCGGCGGGGGCGCAGCGGCCCTGATCGGCGCGGTCAGCGGCGGCCTCGCAGCGTGGCCGGCCGCCCGCTGCGACCCGGCCGACGTCGGAGCCGAGCGCCGCCGGGACGGGCGCCTCGCCGCTCGCCTCTCGATCCTCGACGCCCGCGCGCTGGTCCCGACCGCCGCGACGCTGACGGCCTTCGTGGCCTTCGTCGTCCTCGTGGCCGGCGTCGCAGGCGTCGTCGGCCCGCTGACCGCGGGCGGCGCGACCGTCTCCGAGCCCGGCGCGGTCCACCCGATCGCCAGTTCGGTGCCGGCGACCTACGCGACCGCGCTGCGAGACCGCGGCATCGACGCCAGCCCGGAGATCCTGCTGTTCGAGGCCCGCGACGGCCAGCCCTACGCCGCGCGCGGCGCCAACTACTCCGCGTTCGCCTCGGTCACCGACACCGAACTCGTCGACGGCCGGGCGCCGAACGGGTCCGACGAGGCCGTCGTCGGCCGGGACCTCGCCGCGACGCTCGACCTCGGCACCGGCGACTCGCTCACGATGGGCGGGAGCACCGACGCCGGCCTCCACCGCGTGCGCGTCGTCGGCGTCTTCGCCGCGCCGGGACCGTACGACGACCAGGCGCTCGTCCCCCTGCCCGTCGCGCGCCACCTCGCGAACCGGGCGTCCGGGCAGGTCCACTTCGTCCGCGCCGACAGGCTCCCGGAGGGCGATCCGTTCGACCAGCGGGGTGCAGTGGCCGACCTGTCGGTCCCGTCGCCGGTCCCGCCGAACGGGAGCGTCCCCGTCGAGGTGACCGTGCGCAACGCCGAGGGCGACGAGCGGTCGATCCCCGTCGCCGTCGCGCTCGGGAACCAGTCCATCGAGGAGTCGGTGAGCGTACCCGGGGGCGACGAGCGAACGGTCACCGTCGAATTCGCCGCGCCGCCGCCGGGCCGATACGAGGTCCGGGCTGGAGATCTGAACCGGACCGTCACCGTCGCCCCCCGGGACGCCGTTCGCCTGGGGCCGCTCCCGGAGCGGGCGCCGCCGAACGCGACGCTGCGGGTGCGCGTCCGGACGCCCTACGGCGATCCCGTCCCGAACGCCACGGTCGCCGTCGGGAACCGGTCGGTCCGGACGGGCGCCGACGGGGGCGCGTGGATCGAACCGGGCGGCCCGGGCGAGCGCCGGATCGAGGTCCGGGCGGGCGACCGGACCGCGTCGCGGGAGATTACCGTGGCCGCGGACGCGACGCGCCGGCTCCCCCTGACGGCCGAGGTCCGGCCGGACCGCCCCGACGCGCTGACCCGGCCGACGGTCCGCCTGCGCGCGACGAATCCCTGGAACCGGACGGTCGAGCGCCGCTACGAGGTGGCGGGACCGGGCGGCTCGTCGGAGCGAACCGTGACAGCCGCGCCCGGGGCGAACCGGACCGCCGAGGTCTCGCTGGCCCGCCAGCCGCCAGGGAGCTACGACGTGACCGTCCGGTCGTCCGCCGGGACGACGCGGGAGTTCTCGTATCGAGTGACCGGCGACGACCGCCTCGCGTCGGCGCTGGCCAGCGGCGGCGCGAGCGGCCAGTCGGGCATCGGGCAGGCCGTCGAGGCGGCCTTCGGCAACCTCCGGCTGGTGGTGGCCGTCGTGCTCGGGCTGGCGACGCTGATGACCGTCGGCGGGACGACGGCGTCGTTCGCCCGCGCGGTCCACGCCCGGCGGCGGACGATCGGCGTCTACCGGGCGACCGGGGCCTCGCCGGTCCGGGTGGCGGCGCTCGTGTTCCGCGACGCGCTCGTCGTCGGCGCGCTGGGGACCGCCATCGCGATCCCGGCCGGGCTGCTCGCCCTGCGGGCCCTCGCGCGGGCCGACTACCTCACCGTCTTCGGCGTGCGCCTGTCGACGACGCCCTCGCCGGCGCTGCTGGCGGGCGTCGTCCTCGGGGCACTCGCCGTGACCGCGCTGGGGGCCGGCCTGGCGACCGCGGCGCTGCTCCGGGTGGACCCCTATCGCCTGTTCGCGACCGGGCCCGACGTCCGCGACGAGCGCCCGGAGGGAGGTGAGCCGTGA
- a CDS encoding sodium/phosphate symporter, which yields MTRGGRPVAVVATLALGLLTRLAPLGWSPYPATLDGFEYARRAGDAIALGRLPLGQLRADSIASTLLVSTAAEVTATAPVRLVQPLFALAGAATVLLGFVFTRRLGRAWGWSPSRFGTAGVLAALALAVEGLFVRRTGVPDDDALTLLLIPLTVLVAHRLTRTGRLRWAVPLAALLVVVPLTHTFSTLVLALALAALLAVRLLEPGERGGTLLTGALVAGFWGYAAAYYEWADRLGLTVPYVGRVASHPGLFVAWVVLVVALALWFRRWSTRTQRLAVLAPLALFFTVVAANARITVFPGTARTPRLVLLLVAPLAVAALLGAWGSPLLARRRSTATVLLALLAAPVAQVLFSLTASLTPEFWATAMRAQTHLHVPVLVLAAGVVAGRVAGARRPQFGLRRFAGPALTVALVVSVAATLPVAYVDLDTGAHPSTTTAPEFEGAGFAATHVDGPWTSSHTLHRVGGFYFGGNATYRSTVTWLRGDGGPAPACPVLSERSWTTTGAHLFPAAPANISSGEYDRWLADGHLVYAASGRDPLALTVPRNASGNCQ from the coding sequence GTGACTCGCGGCGGCCGGCCCGTCGCGGTCGTCGCGACGCTGGCCCTCGGCCTGTTAACGCGGCTCGCTCCCCTGGGGTGGAGCCCGTACCCGGCGACGCTGGACGGGTTCGAGTACGCGCGCCGGGCCGGGGACGCAATCGCGCTCGGTCGCCTCCCGCTCGGACAGCTGCGGGCCGACTCCATCGCGTCGACGCTGCTGGTCTCGACGGCCGCCGAGGTCACGGCGACGGCGCCGGTCCGGCTGGTCCAACCGCTGTTCGCGCTGGCCGGCGCCGCGACGGTCCTGCTCGGGTTCGTCTTCACCCGTCGCCTGGGCCGGGCCTGGGGCTGGTCGCCGTCGCGGTTCGGGACCGCCGGCGTCCTCGCGGCCCTCGCGCTCGCCGTCGAGGGGCTGTTCGTCCGCCGGACGGGCGTGCCGGACGACGACGCGCTGACGCTACTGCTGATTCCCCTGACCGTGCTCGTCGCCCACCGGCTCACCCGGACCGGGCGGCTCCGGTGGGCCGTCCCGCTGGCCGCGCTGCTGGTCGTCGTCCCGCTGACCCACACGTTCAGCACGCTCGTCCTCGCGCTGGCGCTGGCGGCGCTGCTGGCCGTCCGGTTGCTCGAACCGGGCGAGCGCGGCGGGACGCTGCTGACGGGCGCGCTGGTGGCCGGGTTCTGGGGGTACGCCGCGGCCTATTACGAGTGGGCCGACCGACTCGGGCTGACGGTGCCCTACGTCGGCCGGGTCGCGAGCCACCCGGGGCTGTTCGTCGCGTGGGTCGTCCTCGTGGTCGCGCTGGCGCTGTGGTTCCGCCGCTGGTCGACGCGGACCCAGCGCCTGGCGGTGCTGGCGCCGCTGGCCCTGTTCTTCACCGTCGTCGCGGCGAACGCCCGGATCACCGTCTTCCCGGGGACCGCGCGGACGCCGCGGCTGGTGCTCCTGCTGGTGGCCCCGCTCGCGGTGGCGGCCCTCCTGGGCGCCTGGGGGAGCCCGCTGCTGGCCCGCCGGCGCTCGACCGCGACGGTCCTGCTGGCCCTGCTCGCGGCGCCGGTAGCGCAGGTGCTGTTCTCGCTGACGGCGTCGCTGACCCCGGAGTTCTGGGCGACGGCGATGCGCGCCCAGACGCACCTCCACGTCCCCGTGCTGGTGCTGGCGGCGGGCGTCGTCGCCGGTCGCGTGGCGGGTGCGAGGCGGCCCCAGTTCGGCCTCCGCCGCTTCGCGGGCCCCGCGCTGACCGTCGCGCTGGTCGTCAGCGTGGCCGCCACGCTCCCCGTCGCCTACGTCGACCTCGACACGGGCGCGCACCCGAGCACGACGACGGCCCCCGAGTTCGAAGGCGCCGGGTTCGCGGCGACCCACGTCGACGGGCCGTGGACGAGTTCGCACACGCTGCACCGCGTCGGCGGGTTCTACTTCGGCGGGAACGCGACGTACCGGTCGACCGTGACGTGGCTCCGCGGCGACGGCGGTCCAGCGCCCGCCTGTCCCGTTCTCTCCGAGCGCTCGTGGACGACGACTGGCGCCCACCTATTCCCGGCGGCGCCTGCGAACATCTCTTCGGGGGAATACGACCGCTGGCTGGCGGACGGGCACCTCGTCTACGCCGCCTCCGGCCGCGACCCGCTGGCGCTGACGGTCCCGCGGAACGCGTCGGGGAACTGTCAGTAG
- a CDS encoding sulfite oxidase-like oxidoreductase, whose product MRDVTSLYEEFGEERLPPGQRETERFPVLSKSGVPSPDMDDWQFTVTGAVEDELSLSWEEFRDLPSETQRQDFHCVTGWSRFDNEFAGVTFPEIAERAGVRDDAEHVMFAALDDYTTNLPLEECDRPEVLFAYELDGEPLPSDHGGPLRVVTPHRYAYKGAKWVDSVAFLTEPERGYWEKRGYSNTANPWNEERYSSM is encoded by the coding sequence ATGCGAGACGTCACCTCGCTCTACGAGGAGTTCGGTGAGGAGCGCCTGCCACCGGGCCAGCGGGAGACCGAACGCTTCCCCGTCCTCTCGAAGAGCGGCGTTCCCAGCCCCGACATGGACGACTGGCAGTTCACCGTCACCGGCGCGGTCGAGGACGAACTCTCCCTCTCGTGGGAGGAGTTCAGGGACCTGCCCAGCGAGACCCAGCGCCAGGACTTCCACTGCGTGACCGGCTGGAGCCGGTTCGACAACGAGTTCGCGGGCGTCACGTTCCCCGAAATCGCCGAGCGCGCGGGCGTGCGAGACGACGCCGAACACGTCATGTTCGCCGCGTTAGACGACTACACGACGAACCTGCCGCTCGAAGAGTGCGACCGGCCGGAGGTGCTGTTCGCCTACGAACTGGACGGCGAGCCGCTGCCCTCGGATCACGGCGGGCCGCTCCGCGTGGTGACGCCCCACAGGTACGCCTACAAGGGCGCGAAGTGGGTCGACAGCGTCGCGTTCCTCACCGAACCGGAGCGGGGCTACTGGGAGAAGCGCGGGTACTCGAACACGGCGAACCCGTGGAACGAAGAGCGGTACAGCTCGATGTAG
- a CDS encoding MFS transporter: MNRPRTVVLAVIASTFFVGFGGGVVFPILPNLGAVLGITPFVVGLILSANRFTRIVANAPAGALIDRFGTRTPFVAGLFVEGVATLGYVVAIRSAAPEAWFLASRVLWGLGSAFVFATAYTIAADVSDGGSRGTNMGVVRGGITLGFPAGLVLGGVVSDSYGVVAAFVVAAGFAMLASVIAYRTIPETHVSEVQSSVKPWHVDRSLPAVTVGLVNFGLFFAYLGALFATLVLFLEARSLTVLGYGPQGTSGLLMAVTVLSASVFMLGGGKLSDLRGSRVPILIAFLVVSFGGFVALALADSIPVLIGACVLIGAGQGGTSGPLMALLADLTPEDRMGRATATNNVLGDVGGGLGPMVSLPLVETVGFEPVYAACALIPLLAGVLLLGGVYAKTGAVNPRTDQISHDARG, encoded by the coding sequence ATGAACCGCCCGCGGACGGTCGTCCTGGCCGTCATCGCCAGCACGTTCTTCGTCGGGTTCGGCGGCGGCGTGGTGTTCCCCATCCTCCCGAACCTCGGCGCCGTCCTGGGGATCACGCCGTTCGTGGTCGGCCTGATCCTCAGCGCCAACCGCTTCACCCGCATCGTGGCGAACGCGCCGGCCGGCGCCCTCATCGATCGCTTCGGGACGCGGACGCCGTTCGTCGCCGGCCTGTTCGTCGAGGGCGTCGCGACGCTGGGGTACGTCGTCGCCATCCGCTCGGCGGCCCCCGAGGCGTGGTTCCTCGCCTCCCGGGTCCTCTGGGGTCTGGGCAGCGCGTTCGTCTTCGCGACGGCCTACACCATCGCCGCCGACGTCAGCGACGGCGGTTCACGCGGGACGAACATGGGCGTCGTCCGCGGCGGGATCACGCTGGGCTTCCCGGCCGGTCTCGTGCTGGGCGGGGTCGTCAGCGACAGCTACGGCGTGGTCGCGGCGTTCGTCGTCGCCGCGGGGTTCGCGATGCTGGCCAGCGTCATCGCCTACCGCACGATCCCGGAGACCCACGTCAGCGAGGTCCAGTCGTCGGTCAAGCCCTGGCACGTCGACCGGAGCCTCCCGGCGGTCACCGTCGGCCTGGTCAACTTCGGCCTCTTCTTCGCCTACCTGGGCGCCCTGTTCGCGACGCTCGTGCTCTTCCTCGAGGCCCGATCGCTGACCGTGCTGGGTTACGGTCCGCAGGGCACCTCCGGCCTGCTGATGGCCGTCACCGTCCTCTCGGCGTCGGTGTTCATGCTCGGCGGCGGCAAGCTCAGCGACCTCCGGGGCTCGCGCGTGCCGATCCTGATCGCCTTCCTCGTCGTCTCCTTCGGCGGCTTCGTCGCGCTCGCGCTCGCCGACTCGATCCCGGTCCTGATCGGCGCCTGCGTCCTGATCGGCGCGGGCCAGGGCGGCACCAGCGGCCCGCTCATGGCCCTGCTGGCCGATCTGACGCCGGAGGACCGGATGGGCCGGGCGACGGCGACCAACAACGTCCTCGGCGACGTCGGCGGCGGCCTCGGACCGATGGTCTCGCTCCCGCTGGTCGAGACAGTGGGGTTCGAGCCCGTCTACGCAGCCTGCGCGCTGATCCCGCTGCTGGCCGGCGTCCTCCTGCTGGGCGGCGTCTACGCGAAGACCGGGGCCGTCAACCCCCGGACCGACCAGATCAGCCACGACGCGCGCGGGTGA
- a CDS encoding O-methyltransferase: MHTDAVDRLLSTTSPETDAVLDEMEARAEREGFPTIGHEVGAALRLFARLTGADSVFELGSGFGYSAYWTAPAVGPDGEIVLTEVDEDELDQAREYFERGGYADRAVFEHGDALDVVADYDGPFDLVLVDHQNERYVEGFEAVREKVAPGGVVVADNVLHSSGDPGFEPEDLERALEDGAPEGDDSSLGAIVDYYRHVRDDPDFETTTVPVGEGLFVSVRV; this comes from the coding sequence CTGCACACCGACGCCGTCGATCGCCTGCTCTCGACGACCAGCCCCGAGACGGACGCGGTCCTCGACGAGATGGAGGCGCGCGCCGAGCGCGAGGGGTTCCCGACCATCGGCCACGAGGTCGGCGCCGCCCTCCGGCTGTTCGCCCGCCTCACCGGTGCGGACTCGGTGTTCGAGCTCGGATCGGGCTTCGGCTACTCCGCGTACTGGACGGCGCCAGCGGTCGGCCCGGACGGGGAGATCGTGCTCACGGAGGTCGACGAGGACGAACTCGACCAGGCGCGGGAGTACTTCGAGCGCGGCGGCTACGCCGACCGCGCCGTCTTCGAGCACGGCGACGCGCTGGACGTCGTGGCCGACTACGACGGCCCCTTCGACCTGGTGCTCGTCGACCACCAGAACGAGCGCTACGTCGAGGGGTTCGAGGCGGTCCGCGAGAAGGTCGCGCCGGGCGGGGTCGTCGTCGCGGACAACGTCCTCCACTCCTCGGGCGATCCGGGCTTCGAGCCCGAGGACCTCGAACGAGCGCTGGAGGACGGCGCGCCGGAGGGCGACGACTCCTCGCTGGGGGCCATCGTCGACTACTACCGCCACGTCCGCGACGACCCCGACTTCGAGACGACGACCGTCCCCGTCGGCGAGGGCCTGTTCGTCTCGGTCCGGGTCTGA
- a CDS encoding acetamidase/formamidase family protein, which translates to MSQQVERELEVDQYTLGLVGPDQEWAGTVADGGTVRTHTPAGCWGPMITPEFRGGHEVTKPIAVEGAEVGDAIAIKIKDVQVTSIATSTGSMKERDRAFGDDPFVDHKCPECGTEWPETVVEGTGEDAVKCAECGANASSFGFEYGITTVFDDDYEVGLTVDSAAAEDLAERADDAMALPENSRQHSPLLYAPSEMPGTMGHLRPFLGNIGTTPPTEIPDSHNAGDFGQFLIGAEHDWGMADEEELEARTDGHMDVNEVRAGATLLCPVKVEGGGIYVGDMHANQGDGELALHTTDVSGHTEFDVEVVTDLDLDGPLLLPNEEDLPDISAPFDDDDIETAQALGEEYGVDVETDVGPIQVIGSGATINDATQNAFDRAGDLLDMSEGEVRTRSTFTGGVEVGRLPGVVQLNMLVPMDRLEELGMAHLVREQYDL; encoded by the coding sequence ATGTCTCAACAGGTAGAACGCGAACTCGAGGTCGACCAGTACACGCTCGGTCTCGTCGGGCCGGACCAGGAGTGGGCGGGCACGGTCGCCGACGGCGGGACGGTCAGGACGCACACGCCGGCGGGCTGCTGGGGGCCCATGATCACGCCGGAGTTCCGCGGCGGCCACGAGGTCACCAAGCCCATCGCCGTCGAGGGTGCGGAGGTCGGCGACGCGATCGCGATCAAAATAAAAGACGTCCAGGTGACGAGCATCGCGACCAGCACGGGGTCGATGAAAGAGCGCGACCGGGCCTTCGGCGACGACCCGTTCGTCGACCACAAGTGCCCCGAGTGCGGGACGGAGTGGCCGGAGACGGTCGTCGAGGGCACCGGCGAGGACGCGGTCAAGTGCGCCGAGTGCGGCGCGAACGCCTCCTCGTTCGGCTTCGAGTACGGCATCACGACGGTGTTCGACGACGACTACGAGGTCGGCCTGACCGTCGACTCGGCGGCGGCCGAGGACCTCGCCGAGCGGGCCGACGACGCGATGGCGCTGCCGGAGAACTCCCGCCAGCACTCGCCGCTGCTGTACGCGCCCTCGGAGATGCCCGGCACGATGGGCCACCTCCGGCCCTTCCTCGGGAACATCGGGACGACGCCGCCCACGGAGATACCCGACTCGCACAACGCCGGCGACTTCGGCCAGTTCCTCATCGGCGCCGAGCACGACTGGGGCATGGCGGACGAGGAGGAACTCGAAGCACGCACCGACGGCCACATGGACGTCAACGAGGTCCGCGCGGGCGCGACGCTGCTCTGCCCCGTGAAGGTCGAGGGCGGCGGCATCTACGTCGGTGACATGCACGCCAACCAGGGCGACGGCGAGCTCGCCCTGCACACGACCGACGTGAGCGGCCACACCGAGTTCGACGTCGAGGTCGTGACGGACCTCGACCTGGACGGCCCGCTGCTCCTGCCCAACGAGGAGGACCTGCCCGACATCAGCGCGCCGTTCGACGACGACGATATCGAGACAGCGCAGGCGCTCGGCGAGGAGTACGGCGTCGACGTCGAGACAGACGTGGGCCCGATCCAGGTGATCGGCTCCGGGGCGACGATCAACGACGCCACGCAGAACGCCTTCGACCGCGCCGGCGACCTGCTGGACATGAGCGAGGGCGAGGTCCGGACGCGCAGCACCTTCACCGGCGGCGTCGAGGTCGGTCGCCTACCCGGCGTCGTCCAGCTCAACATGCTCGTGCCGATGGACAGGCTGGAGGAACTGGGGATGGCCCACCTCGTGCGCGAGCAGTACGACCTCTGA